One Pleuronectes platessa chromosome 9, fPlePla1.1, whole genome shotgun sequence genomic region harbors:
- the rxrgb gene encoding retinoic acid receptor RXR-gamma-B isoform X1 — MWHPVASPATGGSTGREIGYGHYSTGPMSAAHNHPPPMGGMVGHPSVISSSRPLQSPMSTLGSSMNGLASPYPVITSSLGSPSVSLPSTPNMNFGPLCSPQMNSMNSVSSSEDIKPPPGLQNLGNINYQCTSPGGMSKHICAICGDRSSGKHYGVYSCEGCKGFFKRTVRKDLSYTCRDMKECLIDKRQRNRCQYCRYQKCLAMGMKREAVQEERQRGKERGEIEVESTSSFNEEMPVDKILDAEVAVEPKTETYSEGSPGNSTNDPVTNICQAADKQLFTLVEWAKRIPHFSEIPLDDQVILLRAGWNELLIASFSHRSVTVKDGILLATGLHVHRSSAHSAGVGSIFDRVLTELVSKMKDMQMDKTELGCLRAIVLFNPDAKGLSNPAEVEGLREKVYASLESYTKQKYPDQPGRFAKLLLRLPALRSIGLKCLEHLFFFKLIGDTPIDTFLMEMLEAPHQIT; from the exons ATGTGGCACCCTGTGGCGTCACCTGCAACTGGAGGAAGCACTGGGAGGGAGATAGGTTATGGTCACT ACTCTACGGGGCCAATGAGTGCGGCCCACAACCACCCGCCCCCCATGGGTGGCATGGTGGGGCACCCGTCAGTCATCAGCAGCTCCAGGCCCCTGCAGTCCCCCATGTCCACCCTGGGCTCGTCGATGAACGGCCTGGCCTCACCCTACCCCGTCATCACATCGTCCCTGGGCTCTCCCTCTGTATCGCTGCCGTCCACGCCCAACATGAACTTTGGTCCTCTCTGCAGTCCACAG ATGAACTCGATGAACAGCGTCAGCAGCTCGGAGGACATCAAGCCTCCGCCGGGGCTGCAGAACCTGGGGAACATCAACTACCAGTGCACCAGCCCCGGGGGAATGTCCAAGCACATCTGTGCCATCTGCGGGGACCGCTCCTCAG GGAAACACTACGGTGTCTACAGCTGTGAGGGATGCAAAGGTTTCTTCAAGAGGACCGTCCGAAAAGACCTCAGCTACACGTGTCGAGACATGAAGGAGTGCCTGATCGACAAGCGCCAGAGAAACCGCTGCCAATACTGTCGCTACCAGAAGTGCCTGGCCATGGGCATGAAGAGAGAAG cggtgcaggaagagaGGCAGCGTGGGAAGGAGCGGGGGGAGATCGAAGTGGAATCTACCAGCAGTTTCAACGAGGAGATGCCTGTTGACAAGATCCTGGATGCTGAGGTGGCGGTGGAGCCCAAAACAGAGACGTACAGCGAGGGTAGCCCCGGGAACTCT ACGAACGACCCCGTCACCAATATCTGCCAAGCAGCAGACAAGCAGCTCTTCACCCTGGTGGAGTGGGCCAAAAGGATCCCGCACTTCTCCGAAATCCCGCTCGACGACCAGGTCATCCTACTACGAGCAG GCTGGAACGAGCTCCTCATCGCCTCGTTCTCACATCGCTCAGTCACGGTAAAAGACGGCATCCTGTTGGCGACGGGCCTCCATGTCCACAGGAGCAGTGCCCACAGTGCAGGAGTGGGCTCCATCTTTGATAG AGTACTGACAGAGCTGGTATCTAAAATGAAAGACATGCAGATGGATAAGACAGAGCTCGGCTGCCTGCGAGCCATCGTCCTCTTCAACCCAG ATGCAAAAGGTCTTTCAAACCCAGCGGAGGTCGAGGGGCTGAGGGAAAAAGTCTATGCTTCGTTGGAGTCATATACTAAACAGAAATACCCAGATCAGCCTGGCAG GTTTGCCAAACTGCTGCTCCGCCTGCCCGCCCTCCGCTCCATCGGCCTCAAGTGCCTGGAGCATCTGTTTTTCTTCAAGCTGATCGGGGACACGCCCATCGACACCTTCCTGATGGAGATGCTGGAGGCGCCGCATCAGATCACATGA
- the rxrgb gene encoding retinoic acid receptor RXR-gamma-B isoform X2, with translation MDSNDPYSHLNSTGPMSAAHNHPPPMGGMVGHPSVISSSRPLQSPMSTLGSSMNGLASPYPVITSSLGSPSVSLPSTPNMNFGPLCSPQMNSMNSVSSSEDIKPPPGLQNLGNINYQCTSPGGMSKHICAICGDRSSGKHYGVYSCEGCKGFFKRTVRKDLSYTCRDMKECLIDKRQRNRCQYCRYQKCLAMGMKREAVQEERQRGKERGEIEVESTSSFNEEMPVDKILDAEVAVEPKTETYSEGSPGNSTNDPVTNICQAADKQLFTLVEWAKRIPHFSEIPLDDQVILLRAGWNELLIASFSHRSVTVKDGILLATGLHVHRSSAHSAGVGSIFDRVLTELVSKMKDMQMDKTELGCLRAIVLFNPDAKGLSNPAEVEGLREKVYASLESYTKQKYPDQPGRFAKLLLRLPALRSIGLKCLEHLFFFKLIGDTPIDTFLMEMLEAPHQIT, from the exons ACTCTACGGGGCCAATGAGTGCGGCCCACAACCACCCGCCCCCCATGGGTGGCATGGTGGGGCACCCGTCAGTCATCAGCAGCTCCAGGCCCCTGCAGTCCCCCATGTCCACCCTGGGCTCGTCGATGAACGGCCTGGCCTCACCCTACCCCGTCATCACATCGTCCCTGGGCTCTCCCTCTGTATCGCTGCCGTCCACGCCCAACATGAACTTTGGTCCTCTCTGCAGTCCACAG ATGAACTCGATGAACAGCGTCAGCAGCTCGGAGGACATCAAGCCTCCGCCGGGGCTGCAGAACCTGGGGAACATCAACTACCAGTGCACCAGCCCCGGGGGAATGTCCAAGCACATCTGTGCCATCTGCGGGGACCGCTCCTCAG GGAAACACTACGGTGTCTACAGCTGTGAGGGATGCAAAGGTTTCTTCAAGAGGACCGTCCGAAAAGACCTCAGCTACACGTGTCGAGACATGAAGGAGTGCCTGATCGACAAGCGCCAGAGAAACCGCTGCCAATACTGTCGCTACCAGAAGTGCCTGGCCATGGGCATGAAGAGAGAAG cggtgcaggaagagaGGCAGCGTGGGAAGGAGCGGGGGGAGATCGAAGTGGAATCTACCAGCAGTTTCAACGAGGAGATGCCTGTTGACAAGATCCTGGATGCTGAGGTGGCGGTGGAGCCCAAAACAGAGACGTACAGCGAGGGTAGCCCCGGGAACTCT ACGAACGACCCCGTCACCAATATCTGCCAAGCAGCAGACAAGCAGCTCTTCACCCTGGTGGAGTGGGCCAAAAGGATCCCGCACTTCTCCGAAATCCCGCTCGACGACCAGGTCATCCTACTACGAGCAG GCTGGAACGAGCTCCTCATCGCCTCGTTCTCACATCGCTCAGTCACGGTAAAAGACGGCATCCTGTTGGCGACGGGCCTCCATGTCCACAGGAGCAGTGCCCACAGTGCAGGAGTGGGCTCCATCTTTGATAG AGTACTGACAGAGCTGGTATCTAAAATGAAAGACATGCAGATGGATAAGACAGAGCTCGGCTGCCTGCGAGCCATCGTCCTCTTCAACCCAG ATGCAAAAGGTCTTTCAAACCCAGCGGAGGTCGAGGGGCTGAGGGAAAAAGTCTATGCTTCGTTGGAGTCATATACTAAACAGAAATACCCAGATCAGCCTGGCAG GTTTGCCAAACTGCTGCTCCGCCTGCCCGCCCTCCGCTCCATCGGCCTCAAGTGCCTGGAGCATCTGTTTTTCTTCAAGCTGATCGGGGACACGCCCATCGACACCTTCCTGATGGAGATGCTGGAGGCGCCGCATCAGATCACATGA
- the lmx1a gene encoding LIM homeobox transcription factor 1-alpha, producing MDQKAVCAGCHRIITDRFLLRVTDGFWHEGCVRCSACGDALNNSCFLRDRKLYCKRDYADLFAVRCGGCSEAVSPTELVMRAGAAVFHLRCFTCSACSCRLQTGDRCVLREGQLLCAREDYHQCLASPTSSDTGTCSDDEEDEEEEEEDSEKATGRRIRSEDLESKRPKRPRTILTTQQRRTFKASFEVSSKPCRKVRETLAAETGLSVRVVQVWFQNQRAKMKKLARRHQQQQEQQQTQEQHEHPYVSAVPTAPPCGGLPSELERLGSSYSHSQQQQKQQQQMGFTTLEQQDYDMDPFRQGLTPPQMPGDHMHPYGFKGLYGEMDREPLCHVADRDGLSLGGSSLLTPIDCLYSMQDSYFTS from the exons ATGGATCAGAAGGCGGTGTGTGCGGGATGTCACCGCATCATCACAGACAGGTTCCTGCTCAGAGTCACCGACGGCTTCTGGCACGAGGGCTGCGTGCGGTGCTCGGCGTGCGGGGACGCGCTCAACAACTCCTGCTTTCTGCGGGACCGCAAACTTTACTGCAAGCGGGACTATGCTGA tcTGTTTGCAGTGCGTTGTGGGGGCTGCTCCGAGGCCGTGTCTCCTACAGAGCTGGTGATGCGTGCCGGGGCCGCTGTGTTCCACCTGCGCTGCTTCACCTGCAGCGCTTGTTCCTGCCGCCTGCAGACCGGAGACCGCTGTGTCCTCAGGGAGGGACAGCTACTGTGTGCCAGAGAGGACTACCACCAGTGTCTGGCCAGTCCCACCTCCTCTGACACAGGTACATGCTCT gatgatgaagaagatgaggaggaggaggaggaggactctgAGAAAGCTACCGGCAGACGAATCAGATCAGAAGACCTGGAAAGTAAACGTCCTAAAAGACCTCGCACTATTTTGACCACCCAACAAAGACGAACCTTTAAAGCCTCCTTCGAGGTCTCGTCCAAGCCCTGCAGAAAG GTAAGGGAGACCTTGGCAGCAGAGACTGGCCTGAGTGTCCGGGTTGTGCAGGTCTGGTTCCAGAACCAAAGAGCCAAG ATGAAGAAATTGGCGAGGAGACATCAGCAgcaacaggagcagcagcagactcaGGAACAGCACGAGCACCC ATATGTGTCTGCTGTCCCCACAGCGCCTCCCTGTGGTGGTTTGCCCTCTGAGCTGGAGCGCCTGGGCTCCTCTTATTCCcacagtcagcagcagcagaaacagcagcagcagatggggTTCACCACACTGGAGCAGCAGGACTATGACATGGACCCCTTCAGACAGGGCCTGACCCCACCTCAGATGCCCGGGGATCACATGCACCCCTACG gcttCAAGGGTCTGTACGGTGAAATGGACAGAGAACCTCTTTGTCATGTGGCTGACAGGGACGGCCTCTCCCTGGGCGGCTCCTCTCTTCTTACTCCTATTGACTGTCTCTACTCCATGCAGGACTCGTACTTCACCTCCTGA